One Streptococcus sp. zg-86 DNA window includes the following coding sequences:
- a CDS encoding recombinase family protein codes for MKYGYIRVSTKEQNVDRQLTAMYQEGIATKQLYIDKMSGKDFNRTAYKRMLRRLKKGDEIVIKSIDRLGRNYDEILEQWRYLVREREVDIQVLELDLLNTKSPFDNNITGRFISDLVLQILSYVAQVERENMLQRQREGIREAKKKGVRFGRPIKRRPENFEQVMQQLEKSEITIQVASNKLGISKSTCYRWLKARKAGIS; via the coding sequence ATGAAATACGGCTATATCCGAGTATCGACCAAGGAGCAAAATGTTGACCGTCAACTAACTGCTATGTATCAGGAAGGGATTGCGACTAAGCAACTCTATATTGATAAGATGTCTGGGAAAGATTTTAATCGTACGGCATACAAACGAATGTTGCGACGATTAAAAAAGGGGGATGAAATCGTTATTAAGTCCATAGATCGTTTAGGGCGCAATTATGATGAAATTCTGGAACAATGGCGTTACTTAGTCAGGGAACGAGAAGTGGATATTCAAGTGCTGGAACTTGATTTACTGAATACAAAATCTCCTTTTGATAATAATATTACGGGGCGATTTATTTCAGATTTGGTCTTGCAAATCTTATCTTATGTAGCACAGGTAGAGCGTGAAAATATGCTACAGCGACAAAGAGAGGGAATTAGAGAGGCAAAGAAAAAAGGAGTCCGATTTGGACGTCCTATTAAAAGAAGACCGGAAAATTTTGAGCAGGTAATGCAACAATTGGAAAAATCAGAAATTACAATTCAAGTAGCCTCTAACAAATTAGGGATATCAAAATCTACTTGTTATCGTTGGTTAAAAGCAAGAAAGGCTGGTATTTCGTAG
- a CDS encoding DivIVA domain-containing protein, which yields MVHEERLRKTLFWGYSRASVNELIQEMNHERERLNDTLKHKEEIIADMKEQVTRYQSKELLVSEVIIEAKDLAKNIIKDAHKEASDIRSSTEKEIAERLSEFELSMAELEAIKREIVTQETVLKSELKGVLQKHLEVLDDADLSTFVDVSQEIDMSLDLTQNVKKHIQDSEKVVQEDTNKKIIDLISKSKQLIAEVDDIPTYNFEQLF from the coding sequence ATGGTGCATGAAGAGCGATTAAGAAAAACGTTATTTTGGGGATATTCGAGAGCTTCTGTGAATGAACTCATTCAGGAGATGAATCATGAACGAGAGCGTCTGAATGATACACTAAAGCACAAGGAAGAAATCATAGCAGACATGAAAGAACAAGTCACTCGATACCAGAGTAAAGAATTACTTGTTTCTGAAGTCATTATTGAAGCAAAAGATTTAGCGAAAAATATCATTAAAGATGCCCACAAAGAAGCTTCAGATATTCGGAGCTCAACGGAGAAGGAGATAGCAGAACGGCTGTCTGAATTTGAATTATCAATGGCTGAGCTAGAAGCTATCAAGCGAGAAATTGTAACGCAAGAAACTGTCTTGAAGTCAGAGTTAAAAGGAGTTCTACAAAAGCATTTGGAAGTCTTAGATGATGCTGATTTATCGACTTTTGTAGATGTTAGTCAAGAAATTGATATGAGTCTGGATTTAACGCAAAATGTCAAGAAGCACATTCAGGATTCTGAAAAAGTGGTTCAAGAAGACACGAATAAGAAAATCATTGACCTTATCAGTAAAAGTAAGCAACTAATAGCAGAAGTTGATGATATTCCTACTTATAATTTTGAACAATTATTTTAA